From a region of the Phaseolus vulgaris cultivar G19833 chromosome 6, P. vulgaris v2.0, whole genome shotgun sequence genome:
- the LOC137831596 gene encoding bifunctional bis(5'-adenosyl)-triphosphatase/adenylylsulfatase FHIT-like: MAVEYYDFGPHKIHHSSVFHTTNLCFAFVNLRPALPGHVLVCPKRQVKRVADLTDDENTDLWHIAKKLGRQLESYHKASSLTFCIQDGPQAGQSVAHVHIHILPRKNGDYENNDDIYEDINEKENELNRALEVDIKRRDRSIEEMAIEADEYKKFVF, translated from the exons ATGGCTGTTGAATACTATGATTTTGGGCCTCACAAGATCCACCATAGTTCAGTGTTCCATACAACCAATCTTTGTTTTGCCTTTGTCAACCTGCGTCCTGCTCTGCCAGGT CATGTTCTTGTCTGTCCTAAGCGCCAAGTGAAGCGTGTTGCAGATCTCACAGATGATGAGAATACAGATTTATGGCACATAGCTAAGAAACTTGGTAGGCAACTAGAGAGCTACCATAAGGCatcatcacttacattttgtatCCAA GATGGACCTCAGGCAGGGCAATCAGTGGCTCATGTTCATATCCATATCCTTCCCCGGAAAAATGGTGATTATGAGAACAATGATGACATTTATGAGGAT ATAAATGAAAAGGAGAACGAGTTGAATCGAGCACTCGAGGTGGATATAAAAAGGAGAGACAGAAGCATTGAAGAAATGGCTATTGAGGCCGATGAATACAAGAAATTTGTCTTCTGA